Part of the Phacochoerus africanus isolate WHEZ1 chromosome 8, ROS_Pafr_v1, whole genome shotgun sequence genome is shown below.
CCCAGGAAGTTTCCCCAGCTTGCTAGCCCCTGGGGCCCTAGGAAGGTAACAAGTAATAGTACCTTCCCCTCCACTTTGCACCCGGAGGTCAGAGCTAAGAAAAGCTGCTCTCCTGGGTTAGCCACTCACTAAAAATCAAAAGGACCATCAAGAAGGTACTTTATTGAAGTGATCAGAGTGTGGGATTCCCGTCCCCAACTCAGCCTCAGCCCCCTCAATACAGTCTCATGGGTGGAAAGGACCAGGCCTCTGGGCTGCTCTGGGCCACAACCCAGGAGAGGCTGGGTAGcggggcaggggggctggggcTCCAGTCCAGGGCAGAGGTTCGGGACAGCAAGGGTGATGGTGGCTGAGTCAGGGGATGGGGTGGGCCAACCCCCCAGGGCCGGGATGGGGGTGGTGTGGCTATCAGCCAGATACTTTTCAGCAGATCAAAAGCTGTTGGGGGGCCCCAGGCCACCCCAGATGGTGAAGGCAACAAGGATGATGGAGGTGGCCAAGGACCTTTCGATCGTGCCAGGCTCGCCCGGTCCACAGTAGGAGTGTGGTTGTGAGGCATGGCGAAGGTGAGCTCCTTTGTCCCCAGttgccccctctgcctcctctctcctaGGGCCTGCTCAGGGCTGTGGATCCAGGAAGATGTCATCTTTTGTCTCTCAGGGCCCGCAGGCTGGGTCTCTAGCACAGAGGAAAGAAGCATGGGGGACAATTGAGCTAGAGCAGACAACAGAAAGGGGAACTCAGGAGGCAGGAGATGGGCTCACCTGGCAAATGTGGCTGGCAGCCCCGGAGCACCAGGGTAAGGTCAGGCACACAGCCATGACAAGCCTGTAAGGTGCTCACAATAGCATCTCTGGCTTCTTGTACTAGGTTCCTCCTGGGAAAGGCCTGTGGCAGAACCAACTGGCACTGAAGCTCCACCAGCAACTGCCCCAAGCTAGGGATCTGTGGGGGACTGGGTGGGCCTGGGCCTGAGCCTCCCAGCACCTGGTTCTCCTTGCCCCTTGACTGTAGGGCTCGTTCTTGGGCTCTGTCTGGGCTTGGGGAAGATCTGATGGGAAGTGCAGGAGTGCTTGGCTCCAGAGAACCACTGCTAAGCAGCCGTGCCACATCCAAAGATTTCACCTCGTGGTTGAAGAGACCCCGATGCTCCCGGCTCAGCCGGCCCTGGGTTATGACCACAAGCTTGGGAACAGAAGGGGCCACAGAATTCCGGAGGACCACATGTGGATCCCGACTGGCCAGAGAAGGATCCTGATGAGCCAATGGCCGCCGACTGCCCATGAGGGCCTCGTTACGTTCCCGCCTGGTCTTCCAACGACGGACACGACCAGGTTTCTCAGGCCGCTGGAAAGGCTTGGGGGTTGGCCCCTTGGGGTCCATGGTGCCCTGAAAGATAAAAAGGGTGGTCATCAGCATCCAGATAAGTCAAAGGCCTAGAAGTGAGTAGCCAGAagaggagagggtttggagaGAGATTGGGAGTACTATTGAGAGACAAGATGACAGAAAGGGATGACAGAGAGCAACTGGAAAAGGCTTGGTAGGGGTAAGGTCAGGTCAGGGAAAAGGCAGAATCACAGGGGTAGGATGGGGTCAAGAATGTCATACTTAATGGGAATATCTGTCAGaggatagagaaagagagagaaagatgtgaGGAAATAGCTAAAAGATGGGGAATGGGAAAGGGATCACGATATTGGAGGGATCTGGTGAACCAGAAAGGGACTGACTTTGGACAGAGGAGAAATCCAGGGGTAGAAGAGGTACTGGAGAATGCAGAACGTGAAGAGAGATagtagagaaaggaagaaaacaaaatagaagttgGAGAGATCTCGAATAACTTCAGAGGACAGAAAGGGCAACAGAGTAGCTCTCAAAGACTAGGGACTGGTCATGGAGGGGGGTGGTAAGAAACAAGGCAGGGTGGGGCAGGTGAGGTAGGGAAGGAGGTACAGggtgggagcagggtgggggaaggatacATACATCACCCTCTCCTTTCCCAACGAAGCCTGTCCCCTGCCCATTCAATGTGCCTGTAGGGTAAAATGGCTTATTTCCCACAGTGACCCCCAGCTCTCGACGCACCTGAAACCCTTCCGGGCCTTACTCAGAGTCTTGTGCGCGCACGCATGCGCGTGCCCCTCCCACGCCCTTTGGCTTCCCTTCTCGCGAGAGGCACCAGGCCCAGGGGCACGTGCCACCAGCCCAGAGTGTAGGTTATAGCCCCGCCCCTCCCAGTCTCACTTTCAGACCTCTTTCATTTGTCCTCAGGCACCTCCTACCCAACTATTGGCTGTGATGTCCAcaggccccgcccccttcctCAATGCTGATTGGTTTACACATCTATTGGCAGACTTTCTCGCCGGAGCGGGAGATGAGGTGAGGCCAAGAGGAAGTGGCCAAGGGCCACTGTAGCCTCTTTGCACAGCGACTCCCTACGCGGTCACACACTTTATCACTAGAGAATCAGTATAATGTCATTTAGAACTAGGCTCCAGAGCTAGACTACCTACGTTCAAATAATACATTTGAACTCCATGGCCTTGGAAAAGTATATAAACTactcagagcttcagcttcctaatctgtaaaatggaattggTACCTCCTTCTTACAATTGATGTGTGAAATGAGTCAACATTTAATCTGAAACAGTGCTTAGTGAATGGATGACTCTAAACTTTGTTTCTCACTGCACTTATCcccttagactttttttttgtctttttgccatttctcaggctgctcccacggcatatggagcttcccaggctaggggtccaatcggagccacagcaatgcgggatctgagccatgtctgcaacctgtaccacagctcacggcaacgccagatccttaacccactgagcaaggccagggatcgaacccacaacctcatggttcctagtcggattcattaaccactgcgccatgacgggaactcctgacccctTAGACTTTTAAGTCAAGCTATGCCAGGGTATTCCCCATACTCTAATAAGCTATGTTACCTGATGATATTTGCTTGCCCAACCTtcacggttttttttttttttagggccacacacaacaacatatggaggttcccaggctagaatcagagctgcaactgctggcctattccacagctacagcaatgcaggatccaagctgcatctgggatctacgccacagcttgtggcaacgccagatccttaacccactgagcgaggccagggatcaagccaacatcctcatcaatactagtcgggttctttaccagtgaaccatgacgggaactccttcatgatCTTCCAAAGCCGAACTCCTTAGGAAATTCCTCACTCTCAaagtccttctcttcctcctcccaaagAGGTCAATtgtacctttctttctttgtctttttaggtctgcgcTCGCgcttatggaggctcccaggctagggatccaatcggagctgtagctgctggcctacaccacagccacagccataccagaactgagctgtctctgtgacctacactgcagctcaaggcaacactgggtcctcactgtatggggccagggattgaactctcatcctcatggatactagttgggtttgttaccacagagccacaacagaaactcctctccaTATATCCCTTAGTCACAACCTTAATCCTTCCCTCAGCTCTGTTTGCATCTGCCTCCCCCAACATGCTTGGACAAGGCTAGGATGTGACCCATTCACTGAATACTCATTCAGCAAGTACCTGAGAACAGCTACAGATAGTACTTGGTACTATGAGTCAGACGCTATTCTAGGCAAAGGGATTAAGGCAAAACATAAACACAGTAAATAAGATTCATCTCTATATTTCAGTGTCAATCTACCTAGAAGGAATGAATAGATAGGAAGGTCTTACCTGGGAGTGGAGCTGTAGAAAGGAATGTGACCAGGATGTGTTAGGGGGTTGTGGGACCCTCACCTATTTCCCCAGAACAGGATATGGAAAGACTTGAGGTCTGAGATTAAtttggggcaggaggtgggggggcgggACTTTAGGTGACCTAGGCTGTGGATGTAGGTTTCAGAGTCCAGACACACCCAGATGAAGTTGTTGGTCAGCTATAGATTTAGGGAGGGGTGCAAAGACCACACATCTGTAAGATGAGCTGAGGGTTGCCAGGCTGGACTCCGGCCTTGCAGCATCTCTAATTTCCTTTATCTTGCTGCATCTTCTACTACCCTCCTTGCAGGATCAGTAATGTCTATAATGCAAAGATACACACGGTTTAGATATTATGACCGAAACCAGTGTTTTTGAGCAGGGGAGGGCTATGAGCTGATAGGCTCGCTAAGGTCCTGGCACAGCTGAGCCTctgattttcacatttttccatcctcctttcttctctcccatgTCAGGGGAAAATGGGAGCGTCCCCTCCTAGCCAGGTGTGTATGAGCCACCCCCTCAAGGGATCCAGGAATGGACTCGTCcactcactcccctccccctcccacgtGAATGAGACAGACACATCTCTcggtcactcacacacacacacacacacacacatacacacacagtagaTGGTCCCTTCCCATTTTTCGCCCTACAGCAAATAGTTTCTTTCCGCCAGTAAGGCCGCTAGGTTTTCCCCGCCCACTCTCGCCCTTTCAGGTAGTTCCTCTATCCCCATGACCCCGGTAGAGtggtttctccctcctcccccaacgGGTGCTGAATGGTCTCGCCTCCCCCTCACGCCCCCGGTGTCCGGGTGTGCCAGCCGCCACCACTGCCCGAGAGTGTGCGGCCCGGTCAGGAAGCGCCGGACGAGCCCGCTGCACGGCCATCGTGGGGGAAGCAAGGCTTCTCAGTTCCACCACCCCTCCTAAGTGAAGGTTTCCGCCCCGGTAGAGGAGGTGGCGCCCAGCCTCGGCCGTCGCCTTCCGCTGGAGTGCAGGCTTTGGGACCGTCCATTGTTGCCTGAGAGTAGGGGTGGGCGTGGCgtctccacctcctccaggaacaCACTCGGGCCCACAGCACTCGCTCGTCCTGCGGGAGCTGCGGCGCCAAGATGAGCGAAGAGGAGAACCCAGCGAGCAAGCCCACGCCGGTGCAGGACGTGCAGGGCGACGGGCGCTGGATGTCCCTGGTGAGCGACCCCACCTGAGATACTCTGGAGTTCGGGGCTAGGGCCGGGGGAGGCTCTGGAAAGACAGCTGCTTCGCGCCGCTCTCACT
Proteins encoded:
- the PRR19 gene encoding proline-rich protein 19 isoform X1; the protein is MLMTTLFIFQGTMDPKGPTPKPFQRPEKPGRVRRWKTRRERNEALMGSRRPLAHQDPSLASRDPHVVLRNSVAPSVPKLVVITQGRLSREHRGLFNHEVKSLDVARLLSSGSLEPSTPALPIRSSPSPDRAQERALQSRGKENQVLGGSGPGPPSPPQIPSLGQLLVELQCQLVLPQAFPRRNLVQEARDAIVSTLQACHGCVPDLTLVLRGCQPHLPETQPAGPERQKMTSSWIHSPEQALGERRQRGQLGTKELTFAMPHNHTPTVDRASLARSKGPWPPPSSLLPSPSGVAWGPPTAFDLLKSIWLIATPPPSRPWGVGPPHPLTQPPSPLLSRTSALDWSPSPPAPLPSLSWVVAQSSPEAWSFPPMRLY
- the PRR19 gene encoding proline-rich protein 19 isoform X2; translated protein: MDPKGPTPKPFQRPEKPGRVRRWKTRRERNEALMGSRRPLAHQDPSLASRDPHVVLRNSVAPSVPKLVVITQGRLSREHRGLFNHEVKSLDVARLLSSGSLEPSTPALPIRSSPSPDRAQERALQSRGKENQVLGGSGPGPPSPPQIPSLGQLLVELQCQLVLPQAFPRRNLVQEARDAIVSTLQACHGCVPDLTLVLRGCQPHLPETQPAGPERQKMTSSWIHSPEQALGERRQRGQLGTKELTFAMPHNHTPTVDRASLARSKGPWPPPSSLLPSPSGVAWGPPTAFDLLKSIWLIATPPPSRPWGVGPPHPLTQPPSPLLSRTSALDWSPSPPAPLPSLSWVVAQSSPEAWSFPPMRLY